A DNA window from Massilia putida contains the following coding sequences:
- a CDS encoding FAD binding domain-containing protein → MNPFTFIQPKDVDAVLAALAAPGARPIAGGTNLLDLIKEGVMRPSGLVDINPVASAGLDVIEEDGDGLRLGALARNADTASAPLVRERYPLLSAAILAGASPQLRNMATNGGNLLQRTRCVYFYDVGTPCNKREPGTGCPARAGINRQLAILGTSEQCIATHPSDMCVALRALDATVHVRAASGGRQIPFADFHRLPGDRPDVDSVLQPGELITHIVLPDARRFAQRFEYIKVRDRLSYAFALVSVAAALDVAADGTIRAARIALGGVAHKPWRVEAAEDLLAGQRATESAFARTADRILQGARGYGQNDFKIPLARNAIIQALTRALQKGEQR, encoded by the coding sequence ATGAACCCGTTCACGTTCATCCAGCCGAAGGACGTCGACGCCGTGCTGGCCGCCCTCGCCGCGCCGGGCGCGCGGCCCATTGCCGGCGGCACGAATCTATTGGACCTGATCAAGGAAGGCGTCATGCGACCGTCCGGCCTGGTCGACATCAACCCGGTCGCGAGCGCGGGCCTGGACGTCATCGAGGAAGACGGCGACGGCCTGCGCCTGGGCGCCCTCGCCCGCAACGCGGACACCGCGTCGGCCCCGCTCGTGCGCGAGCGCTATCCGCTGCTGTCCGCCGCGATCCTGGCCGGCGCGTCGCCCCAGCTGCGCAATATGGCGACGAACGGCGGCAACCTGCTGCAGCGCACGCGCTGCGTCTATTTCTATGACGTGGGCACGCCGTGCAACAAGCGCGAGCCGGGCACGGGCTGTCCCGCCAGGGCCGGCATCAACCGCCAGCTGGCGATCCTCGGCACGAGCGAGCAATGCATCGCCACGCATCCGTCCGACATGTGCGTGGCCCTGCGCGCGCTCGACGCGACCGTGCACGTGCGCGCGGCGAGCGGCGGGCGGCAGATTCCCTTCGCCGACTTCCACCGCCTGCCGGGCGACCGTCCCGACGTCGACAGCGTCCTGCAGCCCGGCGAACTGATCACGCACATCGTGCTGCCCGACGCGCGCCGCTTCGCGCAGCGCTTCGAGTACATCAAGGTGCGCGACCGGCTGTCGTACGCGTTCGCGCTCGTGTCGGTGGCGGCCGCGCTCGATGTCGCCGCCGACGGCACGATCCGCGCGGCCCGCATCGCACTGGGTGGCGTCGCGCATAAGCCGTGGCGGGTCGAGGCGGCGGAAGACCTGCTCGCGGGCCAGCGCGCGACCGAATCGGCGTTCGCCCGGACGGCCGACCGCATCCTCCAAGGCGCGCGCGGCTACGGCCAGAACGATTTCAAGATACCGCTGGCGCGGAACGCCATCATCCAGGCATTGACCAGGGCGCTGCAAAAAGGGGAGCAACGATGA
- a CDS encoding (2Fe-2S)-binding protein, which yields MDACQQYPIRLRINGQDRTFEVEAWVTLLDLLRERAGLTGTKKGCDHGQCGACTLLLDGRRINACLTLAVMQNGHEVTTIEGLATSDTLHPLQQAFIDHDAFQCGYCTPGQICSAAGLVAEGQAKTADDVRELMSGNLCRCGAYPQIARAVCDVMGIRP from the coding sequence CGGCTGCGCATCAACGGCCAGGACCGCACCTTCGAGGTCGAAGCCTGGGTCACCCTGCTCGACCTGCTGCGCGAACGCGCCGGCCTGACCGGCACCAAGAAGGGCTGCGACCACGGCCAGTGCGGCGCGTGCACGTTGCTGCTGGACGGCCGCCGCATCAATGCCTGTCTCACGCTTGCCGTCATGCAGAACGGCCACGAGGTCACGACGATCGAGGGCCTGGCCACAAGCGATACGCTGCATCCGCTGCAGCAGGCGTTCATCGACCACGATGCGTTCCAGTGCGGCTACTGCACGCCGGGCCAGATCTGTTCGGCGGCCGGCCTCGTCGCCGAGGGCCAGGCGAAGACGGCCGACGACGTGCGCGAGCTGATGAGCGGGAACCTGTGCCGCTGCGGCGCCTATCCGCAGATCGCGCGGGCCGTCTGCGACGTGATGGGCATCCGGCCATGA